In one Culex quinquefasciatus strain JHB chromosome 2, VPISU_Cqui_1.0_pri_paternal, whole genome shotgun sequence genomic region, the following are encoded:
- the LOC119766650 gene encoding uncharacterized protein LOC119766650, translated as MDDRVSSSLIHHKQTGKHKPHQDWESRERKPCGVRDNGVSILRGSFDTSFNCRNSRTPRLRLPSWSETRFRNLPTKLSLAPPYSTACHGPRSSPEGLDHLPFSGLSFVAFLEL; from the exons ATGGACGACAGGGTGTCCTCGTCGCTGATCCACCACAAGCAGACTGGCAAGCACAAACCCCACCAGGACTGGGAAAGTCGCGAGCGAAAACCGTGTGGTGTGCGCGACAACGGTG TCTCAATCCTACGCGGAAGCTTCGACACGTCATTCAATTGCCGGAATTCACGCACCCCACGACTCCGGCTTCCTTCTTGGTCAGAAACCCGGTTCCGGAATTTGCCAACGAAGCTCTCTTTGGCACCGCCGTATTCGACAGCGTGCCACGGGCCGCGGTCGTCTCCGGAAGGCTTGGACCACCTCCCCTTCTCAGGCCTGTCCTTCGTTGCGTTTTTGGAGTTGTGA